In Ferrimicrobium sp., the DNA window CCGTCTGATCTGTCGACATCGCGATGCCCATGCTGAAGAGCTCATCGAGACCCTCCATGGGCTACTTACAGGCGTGCAGCTCATTAGTGGATCTACCGACTGGGTTGAGATCCTACCCAAAGGAGTGCACAAAGGTTTCGGCGTTGGCTTGGCTGCTGAGATTCTTGGCATTGCACTCGAAGACTGTGTCGCCGTAGGTGATCACCTCAACGACCTACCGATGCTACGCTCCGTCGGACATCCATTCACCGTCGAGAATGCCCATGCAGCCA includes these proteins:
- a CDS encoding HAD hydrolase family protein encodes the protein RLICRHRDAHAEELIETLHGLLTGVQLISGSTDWVEILPKGVHKGFGVGLAAEILGIALEDCVAVGDHLNDLPMLRSVGHPFTVENAHAAILAMGTTLVASNEEGGVGELASRMGFQHEGIAK